A segment of the Methanothermococcus thermolithotrophicus DSM 2095 genome:
ATCAGAAGTTCTTGCAGTAGGGTCAACCATTCCTATTAATCTAGGGTCTATTTTACCCTCAAATCCTTCTCCATACTTTAAATAGTCGGAAACCGTTGGTTTCACTTTTGTAAATGCTCCCATATTCAAGCTGTAGCCAAATGGAAGTGCTTTTTTACATATTTCATCTAATTTTTTTGAGAGCTCTACACTTTTTTCGTATGGAACTGTAATGATAAATTTCCCAACCTTAACGGTTAATTCAACGTCTTTTCCATTAACATTGATGACTTTCCTATCTGGATGATTTACTGGGGTACCTCTTGCAGGTCCGTAATAAACATATTTTGGTAAAGATTGGCCATGAATAATTACTCGTATTATATCCTCCCCAAGACTATAAACTGAATTTAATACCTTTTCAGTGGTTTCAGGCTTTAAATACCTGTAAGGGAATATCTGAATATCTACAGCTTTTATTTCTTCCATAATTTCACCTACGAGTTTTGTATGAATAGAAGTATGCAATATACCGTATTTTTGATGATTATACCCTATCTCTAATTTATCTAAGGCATGAGCATGGATTTGTTAGTGAATATTTGTCAAATTAGAGTGTATCTTTAACCTCTGAGGCCCCCAATGCAACGTGCTTTAACGGCTCTCTCAGATAGTCAATCGCACTATAAACCATACCTACCAATGAAGATGTTTTTTCAACGGAAAACATCTGAGTCCCTGCATCAAGGCACATGGCAGCAGCGGCACATGGAATGGCAAATCC
Coding sequences within it:
- the mcrD gene encoding methyl-coenzyme M reductase operon protein D, whose product is MEEIKAVDIQIFPYRYLKPETTEKVLNSVYSLGEDIIRVIIHGQSLPKYVYYGPARGTPVNHPDRKVINVNGKDVELTVKVGKFIITVPYEKSVELSKKLDEICKKALPFGYSLNMGAFTKVKPTVSDYLKYGEGFEGKIDPRLIGMVDPTARTSDKVKMIKGD